AGATGGAACACTGAGACAGCATGACTTTCGGGAGGGTGCTTCTTGTCCACCAGCTGCATCTTCACCTCAAGAGTGTCGTAATGTTCTAGTGAGTTGAAATAAATGTAGAAATTCTCCATTGTCCATACTTAGAAATTGGTTTTCCAGCTGTATTAAGGCTGTGATAGTATCATATTTGATAAAGCTTTTCTGACTAGTTGAGGATCTTACAGTTGTATGATTACCTAACATGTTTGGGAAGCAAAGCTGTTGTTAGGTGTTGATTGTTTGTGCATGATTGTTACTTTTTGTTAAAATGGCCTTTCTCATTCTGTAATTACTGTGAGACGATGTCAAATTTCTGGATTTTTATTGTAGATTAGAAGGAAAAAAAATTGCATCTAGTGCTTTTCCTCTTAAGATACTCTAAATCTACATATACGGTGATGTGGATTGGGTTATGAGCTAAAATTCATTTGATATGCTTTTGTCAAGTTTTGCAAAAATGGCAAATAAAAGATTATATGTACATCTCCTTGGATCTCTTAGTATGTAGTTTCCATGTTCAACAAAAGATGCAGCTTACTGTGATTTGTCCCATCTTGATTTTTGAAGTTAATTTTTGTTATATTGCAACACCCAAAGTACCAAAGACTTCCTAGGTGGGTGATCTATCATTTGGCTGGATTGCCATGAGGCTGTTCTTTGAAACTGTGGGTGTAGTGCATATGGTCACATAGTTATAGAGGTTTACTTGACCTTAGGTAGATGCATCTCAAATATTATTATCAGTCCTTGCAGATTGGCAGTTTGGAGTTCTCTGCAATAATATTTATGAAGTGTGCTTAACTTCTGTTCCTTCTGCATTTATGATTTTGGGTACCCTGCTTAAATTTTTTGTATCCCTCATCAAGTATATAATTGTTTTTCTCATTTAGTACTTGATGGCAGCTTGACTTGCGTTGTGGGGCAAAGAAGTCATTAGCTGATCCCCCTAAACAGACCCTTGCTTTAAAATCTTGTGACATCAGTACCAGCAGGCCTCATCTGCTCCTAGTTGGTGGGAGGTGAGTCTGATGATCACATTGCAGATCTTTTTAACCTTTGTTAAACATCAGTATTTTGACTGATCTCTCATTCTTGAATGTTTGCAGTGATTCCTTTGCTCGTCTATATGATAGAAGGATGCTGCCCCCTCTGACCTCCTGTTGGAAAAGGATGCGACCACCTCCTTGTGTTAACTATTTCTGCCCAATGCATCTTTCTGAACGTGTGAGTtgtgaaattaaatatttaattgctACTTTgttatttcattttcttgaagTTCATAATTTTATTGTAAATTTGTAATTGTGTGTTCTATTGTATGGGCAACTAAAACAAAAAGAGAAGGGAAAGAAAAAGGACATGTTTTGGACATTGAATTTGTTGTTGGTTAGCATATTGAGATAAAATGGAATGGAATCATATTTATTTTCTAGAATCCTTGTAAAAGGCTTAGTCTTTTTTCCCCCTCCTTTTCCAGGGACGTTCAGGCTTGCACCTAACTCATGTGACATTTAGTCCTAGTGGAGATGAGGTTCTACTCAGTTACAGTGGAGAGCATGTATACCTCATGAATGTAAATCATGGTATGCTTCTTCACCTTGTGAGGTTGGCTGTGTTGCAATCATACATGTTGATTTTGATGGTCATGCCTTTTGTTTTTTTTACTTCTTAAAGTTGTTACTACTACTTGATCTTGGTGTTGTATACCCtttgtaaatatttaaataatgtcTGCATCCCAGAGGATCAAACCGCATACAGTCTTCTGGTGTCACCTTTTAAGTTGGAGTGACAGTTTAATGTATGATCTACAATATTAATATACATGGAACCAAATGTGTGAGTTGAACTTTTCGTATCATATATTCTTATTTCTAGTTATTGGTTAGGTTGTATGGGCAATGTTGATGagatgatttgataaattgttctTATGATTTACAGCTGGAGGGGATGCTATGCAATATGCTTCAGGAGATGCTTCAAAACTAATGACCTTCAATCCTATTCTCAATGGGCTAGAATTGCTTTACAAAAGCAGTCTTTGTTCCAAAAGCAATGTTGCTGCCATGGTAtacttatttatttgtttatttattcctCGTAAATGGGTCATGATGGTATCAATTAGCCTGCCACTGTTTCTTTGTTTTTATATGTGCTAGCCTAATACAGCTGTTATAGCTTGAGAAGTGTAGGAAGTTGGCTAAAATTGCAGAAAAATGCTTAGGGGAGGGTTCAAATTATTACGATGGAATTGAGGCATGCAATGAAGTTTTGGATCTGCATGGTTGTGATATTGGTCCTGCAATTAGGCATGACTGTCTCTGCACACGTGCAGCCTTGTTGCTCAAGGtttcttgaaaatttttatttcgaTACATGgtttctatttattttatttaatatgcaCTTCTGTTAATgtcttatttatttcttatttacTTTTTACCCATTATTTTCAGAGGAAGTGGAAAAATGATGTTCAGATGGCAATAAGAGATTGCTATTCTGCTTATAGAATAGACGGCTCTTCCTTTAGAGCCCTTTATTATATGTCTGAAGCTTTGTCAGAGGTAATCCCATGGTTTAAATCACAATCTTGTGTTACCAAATATGCAAGTTTTGCTAACAATTATCCAGGCAAATGGCACTAGTAAACCGGGATCTCTGCTGTCATCTAATGCTCTTCAGTAGCTCTGTCACATTAAATTGCTACAGTTTTTTTCCCCATCCTTTTTAGTCTACCTAGTCCTTGAGTCTTTGATCGTTTTCCTGTTAACATTGTGGTATGATTTGATTAAAATTCTGGTAGTGTTGGGAGCCTAAAAACAACATTTTTCTAAGATttatattctttatttttttcctGACATTTTTTTATTCTGGATGCCCATGGGTTTTTTTGGGGGGATGTGCTTGAATTATGCATGGACAATGTAGTTTCTGGTGTTTCATTGGGCCATTAGGAGTCCATCCATCCTTTCTTTTCCAGCATGATGATATGAAGATGATATGGCATCTGTTTATGCAGTGTGTATTAGGTACATGCACCTGGTTAACATAGGACTCTGATGCAAATATCATCCTTGACAGTGATGGATCTAGAATTTTTTTTTGGGGAGTTGaatgtataaaaaaaaatatgcatATCAAAAGGAAAGTTTTCAAATTGATTTTCAAGTATTAAGAGTTCGACACCTGAATATTTAGTAGGATAAAATTGAGCCAAGCTAACCAACCCTTTCATGTGAAAAGAAGAGAAGGAACTACTAGATTCAAGCAAGTCATACAAATAAGCAATTTATTTAAATGTTTACTAAAAAGAGGgttcaataataaaatttatgaggTGTCAATATATATTTACTTTTTAATAAAAATCATTTTTGAAGGTGTATGTGCCACTGATCATTGAACTAACCTAATCAGTTTATTTTTGGTCCATCATTAGTATTAGTTCCTTAATATTAGCTTCTTGCAGTTGGGAAAATATAAAGAAGCTCTAGAGTTTGCTGTTGCTGCTCAACCTGTGGCCCCATCCAATACTGAAATTGCAGAATGGGGAGAGAATCTGAAGAAGAATCTTGCAGCAGGTATGTGGGTTGCAATGTCTTGTGCCTTTCATTTTGTTTCTGCCCTGCCCCCTCCTTGGTTGAACTGTCCCATTTATCAACTGATAACGTGATCCATTTATTGTACTGAATTATTATGTTGTTTGGAACAATGTTCGTCTAGTATTAAAATGAACCTCAGTGTTTTACTGCAAAAGGTATATATTTTACTTCTGGTTTTTTATATGTGCATCTAATTGTATATTTGCATGACTAGCTGAAGCTGAAAAAACTAAAAAGGCAAATGATGGGGCATTGAGGTCTGAATTTCGAAGTGGAAGAGCATTGTCCTTAAGTGAGATACTTTATCGCTTAGAAGCTAACAGTGATGTTTCACATGATGGTCCAAGGTCTGAAAGAGAAGATTCTGACTATGATGAGGAATTGGGGTTGGACTTTGAAACATCAATATCAGGTGATGATGGACGTGATATTGAACCCAATACTCTTCATGGAAGTTTAAATTTGAGGATTCATCGAAGAGGTGATTCAACTCGAGAATCAAGTTGTGCAAATGGCTCCTGCAGATCACCTTCATCTTCACAAAATGACCGGCGGAATTATCAGGTTATATTCAGATCTTATAGAGGTCTTGTTGGCTGTTTCTTATCGTTCATCAAAATGGAATCACTCTTTTTGTAATTTTGGACTTGCACCAAATCGTGTTCCTCTTTCGGTAAGATCATGATTTACTTGCTCTAGTCTGTACTGATTAGTCGTTGGCCTCTTGAGATTGTCCTGTTTCTTAGTAACTAATCTGCCAGTAATAATGTGAAGCAACAAGAAATACCTATCTATTGTAAGACCAAGGaaaaaaaatgaaggaaaacAAAATACTAAAACTTAATATCAGTGAGAGGGAGAATTTAGCATATATTAGACAGCATTTGTTCTCTTC
This is a stretch of genomic DNA from Hevea brasiliensis isolate MT/VB/25A 57/8 chromosome 12, ASM3005281v1, whole genome shotgun sequence. It encodes these proteins:
- the LOC110667862 gene encoding protein ALTERED SEED GERMINATION 2 isoform X3; the protein is MDSYGFHDGNICNLLESRCFDARHDINHSLQMHSSLIRRLSLEKELEGHQGCVNTIAWNSTGSLLISGSDDSQMNIWSYNGRKLLHSIDTGHSANIFCTKFVPETSDELVVSGAGDAGIRLFNLSRLSGRGPDNNAFAPSAVYQCHTRRVKKLAVEVGNPNVVWSASEDGTLRQHDFREGASCPPAASSPQECRNVLLDLRCGAKKSLADPPKQTLALKSCDISTSRPHLLLVGGSDSFARLYDRRMLPPLTSCWKRMRPPPCVNYFCPMHLSERGRSGLHLTHVTFSPSGDEVLLSYSGEHVYLMNVNHAGGDAMQYASGDASKLMTFNPILNGLELLYKSSLCSKSNVAAMLEKCRKLAKIAEKCLGEGSNYYDGIEACNEVLDLHGCDIGPAIRHDCLCTRAALLLKRKWKNDVQMAIRDCYSAYRIDGSSFRALYYMSEALSELGKYKEALEFAVAAQPVAPSNTEIAEWGENLKKNLAAAEAEKTKKANDGALRSEREDSDYDEELGLDFETSISGDDGRDIEPNTLHGSLNLRIHRRGDSTRESSCANGSCRSPSSSQNDRRNYQPETVIDMKQRFVGHCNVGTDIKQASFLGQRGEYVASGSDDGRCFIWEKQTGRLIKMLNGDEAVVNCVQCHPFDCVVATSGIDNTIKIWTPTASIPSIVAGGSTGPETSNVLEAMESNQRRLNHNHEVFFCSPFFRMHEFAEGTLHPLECAQS
- the LOC110667862 gene encoding protein ALTERED SEED GERMINATION 2 isoform X1, which encodes MDSYGFHDGNICNLLESRCFDARHDINHSLQMHSSLIRRLSLEKELEGHQGCVNTIAWNSTGSLLISGSDDSQMNIWSYNGRKLLHSIDTGHSANIFCTKFVPETSDELVVSGAGDAGIRLFNLSRLSGRGPDNNAFAPSAVYQCHTRRVKKLAVEVGNPNVVWSASEDGTLRQHDFREGASCPPAASSPQECRNVLLDLRCGAKKSLADPPKQTLALKSCDISTSRPHLLLVGGSDSFARLYDRRMLPPLTSCWKRMRPPPCVNYFCPMHLSERGRSGLHLTHVTFSPSGDEVLLSYSGEHVYLMNVNHAGGDAMQYASGDASKLMTFNPILNGLELLYKSSLCSKSNVAAMLEKCRKLAKIAEKCLGEGSNYYDGIEACNEVLDLHGCDIGPAIRHDCLCTRAALLLKRKWKNDVQMAIRDCYSAYRIDGSSFRALYYMSEALSELGKYKEALEFAVAAQPVAPSNTEIAEWGENLKKNLAAAEAEKTKKANDGALRSEFRSGRALSLSEILYRLEANSDVSHDGPRSEREDSDYDEELGLDFETSISGDDGRDIEPNTLHGSLNLRIHRRGDSTRESSCANGSCRSPSSSQNDRRNYQPETVIDMKQRFVGHCNVGTDIKQASFLGQRGEYVASGSDDGRCFIWEKQTGRLIKMLNGDEAVVNCVQCHPFDCVVATSGIDNTIKIWTPTASIPSIVAGGSTGPETSNVLEAMESNQRRLNHNHEVFFCSPFFRMHEFAEGTLHPLECAQS
- the LOC110667862 gene encoding protein ALTERED SEED GERMINATION 2 isoform X2, with the translated sequence MDSYGFHDGNICNLLESRCFDARHDINHSLQMHSSLIRRLSLEKELEGHQGCVNTIAWNSTGSLLISGSDDSQMNIWSYNGRKLLHSIDTGHSANIFCTKFVPETSDELVVSGAGDAGIRLFNLSRLSGRGPDNNAFAPSAVYQCHTRRVKKLAVEVGNPNVVWSASEDGTLRQHDFREGASCPPAASSPQECRNVLLDLRCGAKKSLADPPKQTLALKSCDISTSRPHLLLVGGSDSFARLYDRRMLPPLTSCWKRMRPPPCVNYFCPMHLSERGRSGLHLTHVTFSPSGDEVLLSYSGEHVYLMNVNHAGGDAMQYASGDASKLMTFNPILNGLELLYKSSLCSKSNVAAMLEKCRKLAKIAEKCLGEGSNYYDGIEACNEVLDLHGCDIGPAIRHDCLCTRAALLLKRKWKNDVQMAIRDCYSAYRIDGSSFRALYYMSEALSELGKYKEALEFAVAAQPVAPSNTEIAEWGENLKKNLAAAEAEKTKKANDGALRSEFRSGRALSLSEILYRLEANSDVSHDGPRSEREDSDYDEELGLDFETSISGDDGRDIEPNTLHGSLNLRIHRRGDSTRESSCANGSCRSPSSSQNDRRNYQPETVIDMKQRFVGHCNVGTDIKQASFLGQRGEYVASGSDDGRCFIWEKQTGRLIKMLNGDEAVVNCVQCHPFDCVVATSGIDNTIKIWTPTASIPSIVAGGSTGPETSNVLEAMESNQRRLNHNHEVFFPFFRMHEFAEGTLHPLECAQS